The Gammaproteobacteria bacterium genome includes a region encoding these proteins:
- a CDS encoding TRZ/ATZ family hydrolase: MAERIDTLICPRWTVPVEPEVCANEDFAVAIDRGRIVAVLPRAEAETRFAPDALHERPDHVLMPGLVNAHCHAAMSLFRGFADDLPLDRWLGERIWPAEAKWVNPEMVRDGTRLAIAEMLKGGITCFSDMYYFPDVVAETALEAGMRAVVGMIAIEFPTVWAATADEYISKGLAVRDRYKGSPLISTTFAPHAPYSTSDATLARIRQLADELDVPVHTHLHETASEVAEAVAATGRRPLARLDALGLLTPALIGVHATQLLEEEIQALANAGSSIVHCPRSNMKLASGACPVHALLRAGVNVALGTDGAASNNRLDLWSEMGAAALLGKCTAGDPTAVPARAAIRMATLNGAKAVGLEQEIGTLAAGKAADVICVALSDVALQPVLDPLSQLVYSASREHVTDVWVAGEHLIVDGVHARMDVGAVCESAARWSERLLAARSAPGAS; this comes from the coding sequence ATGGCCGAACGCATCGATACCCTGATCTGCCCGCGCTGGACGGTTCCGGTCGAGCCGGAGGTGTGCGCGAACGAAGATTTCGCCGTGGCGATCGACCGCGGCAGGATCGTCGCGGTGCTGCCGCGCGCGGAAGCCGAAACCCGCTTCGCGCCGGACGCGCTGCACGAGCGCCCCGATCACGTCCTGATGCCGGGCCTCGTCAACGCCCATTGCCATGCGGCGATGTCGCTGTTCCGGGGCTTCGCGGACGACCTCCCGCTCGACCGCTGGCTCGGGGAGCGGATTTGGCCTGCCGAAGCGAAATGGGTGAACCCGGAGATGGTGCGCGATGGCACACGTCTCGCGATCGCCGAAATGCTGAAGGGCGGCATCACCTGCTTCTCCGACATGTACTACTTTCCCGACGTCGTCGCGGAAACGGCGCTCGAGGCCGGCATGCGGGCCGTCGTCGGCATGATCGCCATCGAGTTCCCGACGGTCTGGGCTGCGACGGCCGACGAGTACATCAGCAAGGGCTTGGCGGTGCGGGACAGGTACAAAGGCAGTCCGCTGATCTCCACCACGTTCGCGCCGCATGCGCCCTACTCGACGTCCGACGCGACCCTCGCGCGCATTCGTCAGCTCGCCGACGAGCTCGACGTCCCCGTGCACACTCACCTGCACGAGACCGCATCCGAGGTCGCCGAGGCCGTGGCCGCCACCGGCAGGCGCCCGCTCGCCCGCCTCGACGCCCTCGGTCTGCTGACCCCCGCCCTGATCGGCGTGCACGCCACGCAGCTCCTCGAGGAGGAAATCCAAGCGCTTGCGAACGCGGGCTCGAGCATCGTTCACTGCCCGCGCTCGAACATGAAGCTTGCGAGCGGCGCTTGCCCGGTTCACGCGCTGCTGCGCGCGGGCGTCAACGTCGCTCTCGGCACGGACGGCGCCGCGAGCAACAATCGCCTCGATCTCTGGTCGGAAATGGGCGCCGCGGCGCTGCTCGGGAAATGCACGGCGGGAGACCCGACGGCGGTGCCGGCCCGCGCGGCGATTCGAATGGCGACGCTGAACGGCGCGAAAGCCGTGGGCCTCGAGCAGGAGATCGGAACGCTTGCGGCCGGCAAGGCGGCAGACGTCATTTGCGTCGCGCTGAGCGACGTCGCGCTGCAGCCCGTGCTCGATCCGCTCTCGCAGCTGGTTTACTCTGCGTCGCGCGAGCACGTCACCGACGTATGGGTCGCAGGCGAGCACCTGATCGTCGACGGCGTGCACGCACGCATGGACGTGGGCGCCGTCTGCGAGAGCGCCGCTCGCTGGAGCGAGCGGCTCCTGGCGGCACGTTCGGCACCGGGAGCATCATGA
- the gyrA gene encoding DNA gyrase subunit A has product MAEGAKEILPVNLEDEMRQSYLDYAMSVIVGRALPDVRDGLKPVHRRVLHAMRELGNDYNRPYKKSARVVGDVIGKYHPHGDAAVYDAIVRLAQDFSMRYLLIDGQGNFGSVDGDAPAAMRYTEVRMARITQELLADIEKETVDFVPNYDESEREPSVLPTRIPNLLINGSSGIAVGMATNIPPHNLGEVVNACLALLETPSISIAELLKHVPGPDFPTAGQIHGVQGIVSAYTTGRGRIYVRARTHVEEIDERSGREAIIVTELPYQVNKARLIEKIAELVREKRLEGISELRDESDKDGMRIVIELRRGEMSDVVLNNLFKQTPLQSVFGINMVGLVDGQPRLLTLKELLEAFLRHRREVVTRRTLYDLRKARERAHVLEGQMVALANIDEVIALIKSSPSPAEARVALCDRVWAPGAVVGMLERAGAANTRPEDLTEECGLMEGGYRLSTVQAQAILDLRLHRLTGLEQEKISQEYGGLIDNIHEFLQILSDPEKLQSVIRGELVEVRDRYADPRRTEIVEDYNDLTIEDLIPEASLVVTLSHAGYAKAQPVEDYQAQRRGGRGRAAARVRDEDFIDQLFIAHSHDTLLCFSSRGKVYWLKVYQLPQAGSGSRGRPIVNLLPLEADERINAVLPVKSYDEDKYVFFATMQGTVKKTPLIAFSRPRTNGIIAIDLRPDDRLIGAGITDGKQDIMLFASSGKAIRFSEEGVRPMGRTAAGVRGLKLSGQGDEVIAVSILEQGPLLLATENGYGKLTSVDEFPVQGRGGQGVISIRTSERNGRVVGALQVSPDDEVMLITSAGTLVRTPVSEISMLGRNTQGVRLIRLDEGDRLVGIERVEALQDDGGNGAAYGADGASDEG; this is encoded by the coding sequence ATGGCTGAAGGCGCGAAGGAAATCCTGCCCGTCAATCTCGAGGACGAGATGCGGCAGTCGTACCTCGATTACGCGATGAGCGTGATCGTCGGGCGAGCGCTCCCGGACGTCCGCGACGGGTTGAAACCCGTGCACCGCCGGGTGCTGCATGCGATGCGCGAGCTCGGGAACGACTACAACCGGCCGTACAAGAAGTCCGCCCGCGTGGTCGGCGACGTGATCGGTAAGTATCACCCGCACGGCGACGCCGCGGTGTACGACGCGATCGTCCGCCTCGCGCAGGATTTCTCGATGCGCTACCTGCTGATCGACGGGCAGGGCAACTTCGGCTCGGTCGACGGCGACGCGCCGGCGGCGATGCGCTACACCGAGGTGCGGATGGCGCGCATCACGCAGGAGCTGCTCGCCGACATCGAGAAGGAAACGGTCGATTTCGTCCCGAACTACGACGAGTCCGAGCGCGAGCCTTCCGTCCTGCCCACGCGCATCCCGAACCTGCTGATCAACGGCTCCTCGGGCATCGCGGTCGGGATGGCGACGAACATTCCGCCGCACAATCTCGGCGAGGTCGTCAACGCGTGCCTCGCGCTGCTCGAGACCCCTTCGATCAGCATCGCGGAGCTGCTCAAGCACGTTCCCGGCCCGGATTTCCCCACGGCTGGGCAGATTCACGGGGTGCAGGGCATCGTCAGCGCCTATACCACGGGCCGAGGCCGCATCTACGTGCGCGCGCGTACGCACGTCGAGGAGATCGACGAGCGCAGCGGCCGCGAGGCGATCATCGTCACGGAGCTGCCGTACCAGGTCAACAAGGCGCGCCTGATCGAGAAGATCGCCGAGCTCGTCCGCGAGAAGCGCCTCGAAGGCATCAGCGAGCTGCGCGACGAATCCGACAAGGACGGCATGCGCATCGTCATCGAGCTCCGCCGCGGCGAGATGTCCGACGTCGTGCTGAACAATCTGTTCAAGCAAACGCCGCTGCAGAGCGTCTTCGGCATCAACATGGTCGGCCTCGTGGACGGGCAACCGCGGCTCCTCACGCTGAAGGAGCTGCTCGAGGCCTTCCTGCGCCATCGGCGCGAGGTCGTCACGCGGCGCACGCTCTACGATCTTCGCAAGGCCCGTGAGCGCGCCCACGTCCTCGAAGGGCAGATGGTGGCGCTTGCGAACATCGACGAGGTGATTGCGCTGATCAAGTCGTCGCCTTCGCCGGCCGAGGCGCGCGTCGCTCTCTGTGACCGGGTCTGGGCGCCCGGCGCGGTCGTCGGCATGCTCGAGCGTGCCGGCGCCGCGAACACCCGCCCCGAGGATCTGACCGAGGAGTGCGGCCTCATGGAGGGCGGGTACCGCCTCTCCACGGTCCAGGCGCAAGCGATCCTCGACCTGCGCCTGCACCGGTTGACGGGGCTCGAGCAGGAAAAAATCTCCCAAGAATACGGGGGGTTGATAGATAATATTCACGAATTTCTTCAAATCTTGTCCGATCCCGAGAAGCTGCAGTCCGTCATTCGCGGCGAGCTCGTCGAAGTGCGCGACCGTTACGCGGACCCGCGTCGCACCGAGATCGTCGAGGATTACAACGACCTGACGATCGAGGACCTGATACCGGAGGCGTCGCTGGTCGTCACGCTTTCGCATGCGGGGTACGCGAAGGCGCAGCCGGTCGAGGACTACCAGGCTCAACGCCGCGGCGGGCGCGGCCGGGCCGCGGCTCGCGTCCGAGACGAGGACTTCATCGACCAGCTTTTCATCGCGCACTCGCACGACACGCTGCTCTGCTTCTCGAGCCGCGGCAAGGTGTACTGGCTCAAGGTGTACCAGCTGCCGCAGGCGGGCTCCGGCTCGCGCGGCCGTCCGATCGTGAATCTGCTGCCGCTCGAAGCCGACGAGCGGATTAACGCCGTGCTGCCCGTGAAGTCCTACGACGAAGACAAGTACGTGTTCTTCGCCACGATGCAGGGCACCGTGAAGAAGACGCCGCTGATCGCGTTCTCGCGTCCGAGAACGAACGGCATCATCGCGATCGACTTGCGGCCGGACGACCGGCTGATCGGCGCCGGCATCACCGACGGGAAGCAGGACATCATGCTGTTCGCGAGCTCCGGCAAGGCGATTCGCTTCTCGGAGGAGGGCGTGCGGCCGATGGGCCGGACGGCGGCGGGCGTGCGCGGTTTGAAGCTCTCCGGGCAAGGCGACGAGGTGATCGCGGTCAGCATTCTCGAGCAAGGCCCGCTTCTCCTCGCCACCGAGAACGGCTACGGGAAGCTCACGTCCGTCGACGAGTTTCCCGTGCAGGGGCGCGGCGGCCAGGGCGTGATCTCGATTCGCACGAGCGAGCGCAACGGCCGCGTCGTCGGCGCTCTGCAAGTCTCGCCCGACGACGAGGTCATGCTCATCACGTCGGCGGGAACACTGGTGCGCACACCGGTCTCCGAGATCTCGATGCTCGGCCGAAACACTCAGGGCGTGCGGCTCATTCGGCTCGACGAGGGCGACCGGCTGGTCGGCATCGAGCGGGTCGAGGCCTTGCAGGACGACGGCGGGAACGGCGCGGCCTACGGCGCCGACGGGGCCTCCGACGAGGGGTGA